Within the Pecten maximus unplaced genomic scaffold, xPecMax1.1, whole genome shotgun sequence genome, the region ACTCAGCACTGCTGAACTAAGCGTATATTTCAATACAGTTATGGTGTAATAACTTTAAAAGATCCCCCTAACACACCTtacaatttatcatttttgCTTTTCAATTTCAACTTCATATTTTTTGTCTCTGTTTTCGATCCTTgtaatttcttcatttttttctcaTCACTTTTGTTTCTTGGTTGCCGTGACGAATTACTCCTGGTTGAATTTGACCCCTGGTGACCTAGGCCTTTCAATGACGTCACCAATCCTTCCTGGGTCTTTGCGACTTCCTCCTTCTTCATCCACAGTAGAATGTTTACACCTGCCAATATCAAAGTTCAAAAGTATTAATTGAAGTTGATGGGTAGTATGGTAAGGTGCCCCTACAACCCTCCGTCAATCATTTTTATATGCCTGTCAAACATGACAGGAGTACCATGGTATGGAGTCATCGGTCCGTCCAGTGTAAACTTCCGTTTGTCCAGAGGTCTCCTTCATTTATTGACCGATCTCCATAAAACTCTGTATAAATGATTATCAGATATGTAGTTGTGCTTTCCggaaaataattttgattcCATTGTATTTGCAAaggttattgccctttgtttatttcagtgtttGATTTTTTGGCCAGAGATCTCCTACATTTTTCGAAACTTGGTAGGCTTCTGAACATAGGTCATGGTGACCTATTGCAATAGCCTCTTTTCCGTCATCGTGTGTTAACTTTTCCATGTGAAACCgataacttgagtaaatgtTAACCGAGATAGATGAAACTTGGTATGCTGTCTTATATCAACAAGATCTCGGACGAATGAATTTCTTCTAGTGAAATTTAGCGACGATCGCTTAGGGTGGCTGTTACACAGCACCTTAAAATCATTGATATATGACTTAATTATTTTAGAGTAACCTTACCCATTCCTGAGACCAACAAGTTTCCATCGTTGCTGAACTTATTcacctaaaaaaaaaacccacataaaataaaaacatgcaGGCAGTTGATGAAGTAAAAACTTTATTGAACAAAGGGCCCATAGGGCTTTTATATCCATCTGACAATCAAGCAGTGGTAATGGAAGCAATTGTGAAATTAGGATATCATCAAAATTTGACATACCATTATTTACAAGAAAGCagcaatattttttcttttccaacatttcaaattcttttataTTAGTTGcatcaatgacatttttgagtAATCTGCACTACTCCTAATAAATGGCAATTCCAGTGAATTATCTACCCAATGGAAAAATCCAGGTCAGTCAAACAGGTCTATCGAAAGTGATTACTGTAATCCAAAAGGTACCATATCTACTTATAGTTTCATTTTCTCCAGCAAAAATCATGCACAGAATCTTTAAGCATCTGGAGTCCTCCCATGGGATGTATATTTAACTGGTATAGCCCTAAGAATATCAATGATTGACAGAGAACACCAGGATTATTACAAAGCTGATATCAGTGACATTGGATACTTACAGAGACAATACCCGGAGCACTAGGGTCGTGTAGACTACACACGGTGTTCCCAGTGTTAGCATCAACCACATCAATGGTCCTCAGCTCTCCGGAGTGGTATCCAGGAAAATTGGGGTCAGGGTATCGTCCTACCACAGCGAGATCTTGGAGAGGGTGCCACGTTGCCTGCAGGGAATAAACTCTTTAAAGTTAAACAGAATCATACACCATTGGCCAATTAATATCCCCACACCCATCAATCATTAGTAATAAAGACTTATATTGGGCAGTTTGAGGAGTAGCAAGTTTACCTATACCTGTTACAAGTATATCAGCAATTAAGAGTGCAGACTTAAGTTACTCTCGACTATTCAAATGATAAAATCATAGAAATGTTCGTAAAGATCGAGGGGAAAATAGCCAGGGTGAATTTAATCTTTAACTCTTAATTTGCTTGCATTGTTGACAATGACAtcaatttatttacatttttgttgttttgatgtttatttttgacTTACGTTACCCACCATTTATTGTCCCTAATGACATGTGTTGATATCgcgatttcaatatgtaaactatatgcATGCGGTTAATTTTCGCGATAAATCTACCTTCCTCCTCGCGTAAATTGCACCGTTTACAGTATGCCAGTTTTCAGCTCACTCCGAAAATATctcaattttgaccaatcaaaagccTTCAAACCCCTTCAACTTAATTGTGGGAGTTGTCAGGGGCCAGTTTGTTTATCCAGACAAACtgatttgtcttttttttcaaatgcaCCATTTCAGACATAAAACTTGACACATCTAAAGATGTTTTGAAAGTCTTTCTCAAGACTAGagataaaattaaacaaaatcacCAGGTCAGGACCTAGTTTACGTAACGGCTCTTGTCACAGTTTGGACCACAATGAATATGAAGTCTACCAGGGCAGGTCTCTTGGTTTTTTGGCCTTGTTTGTAAGATATTATACCTTGATGGGGGTTAAGTGTCGGAAGAATCTATGAGGATGAAGGATCGTCCTCTCCAGCCTCCAGTCAGGGGCTTGGTACACTCGTACTTGGTTTTGTTGGTCAGTGGTAAGCAAGCGACAGCCATCAGTTCTGCTGAAGTGAGCTAGACAAACATAAATATTCAgtacaaataataattaatattcatattcattgTAAGGGGCCATGTATCATTTCACCATTACAACAGTTTAACATTTGGTGTTTTTGGGTTTTAATACTGTTACTTCATTTTTGCTTTCATGTTTGGGCAGTTGGCacattttccaaaatatttttatgtagAAAATGTAGGGGTAGATGAATTATGATTCAGttcaacaaaaattaaattatcataagaattatacatatataaacacgtAATTATATGTGTTGCCTGTCCCGCTTTGTCAGTATCATTTTACATGGGTAGTCAAGGATGTATTGATACTAATGAAATTGAAGGTCATATCTTAAAGTTAAACATCTTAAATCCATGAAAGGCTTTAATGCAGTAGGCTTTACAACCCATGCTACATCTATGACAGATGTTTGGATGGTCTAGCTTTGTCAGAAACGGAGCTTCACACAAAACTTTAGCATTGTTGACACTGGTGCCACAATTGCCAGAAAAGCAACGACTATGTGCCGCTTTATAAACATCCATCATAGGcgacaaataaaaacttttatTCAATTTATGTCTTATGACATTAAAACTTTGAACCCATTCAACctttcattttgatgaaatatactaACCAGAATTCACAGGACGGTCATGTTTGAGAAGGTTGAGCACACTTTTCCTGTTAGCCATCATACGGATGTCCCAGAACATGACAGTTTGGTCTGTAGAGGAGGTACACAGAAGCCATTCCTCCCGCGGTGACAATTCTATGTCGGTCACCTTGTTTTTGTGCAGTCGAAATTCAAACACCTGTTATGTAGGTACaatcattttaaaacttttctttCTTGCGCAGTCGAAACTCAAACACCTGTTATGTAGGTACaatcattttaaaacttttctttatgtaggtacaatcattttaaaacttttctttCTTAAGTGTTGGCTAGAAATGGTTGCAAGATGTAAAACCCAGGGTTCAGAATTGCTGGATGGTATGTCctttgcaaaaaaaattaagatcACGAATTTTGAGAATTCTGATCACTTCATTGGGAAACATAAACGCAATTGGGAATAGAGCTAAAACTTGGACCTAAGCACAGAAAAGCACTGCCATTAATGAACAAGTGAAAGTTGAAAGTTGAAGACATCACAGAGAATTGTAGAGACCAAAAGATAACCCTGCTTGTGGTTAAAAATTGCATTGCCAATGTTTGAGGCAACCCCTTCAGGATAAGATTTTTGAGTGTCCAGAACACTGTAAAGCCTCGTTCTGACAAATTTTGGTGATGTGTTACCTTTTTCCCTTCATCAGACAGCATTTGAACGTTGCCTATGTTGTCGCCAGCCACCACTAATTTCCTGTCTTTATGTACATCCACACTGCAGTACCAGTAACTGTAAACAACAGTGGAGATATTACTTACATCTGGATCAACAGTTTATATTCCATACCTGAACTAAAGGTACGGTACACAAGTCGTTAAACCttataacaaaatgaaatgttaCCAAAGTTTGTGATATTAAACACAGTTTAACAAATCAAGAGACAATAAAATGTTGATAACTGAATTTGttcataaatatcataaaaaaaattgtcaaccATTAAATTATACCAAGTCTCCAATGTATATTAAAACCCAAACTCTcattgtcaaaatttaaattctagaatgtttcatttcatttcaacacattttttgCTACATATAGCTGATACTAGTCAATTGGACCAAATAACAGGCAAAGCCTTTCAAATTTCCCTCGAAAGGTGAGGCACTGCAATTTTGGAATAAATCtaatttttatatcttttaatctttgaaattcaaattatatatacaatagttAAAGGGGGGTAACTCATTGTTAAATTCAATGTTTCACACATAACGAACAAACTGCTTTTAcagttattatatatttatatattattaatataattttatattaacaCTTCATACGCGATATTATTTCACACAGTGAATGTTGCCACTGGGTCCAGCCTTAACGGagttatacatttgtaaatcaAAAGTCTTTTCAGACAAAAGTACCTGTGAGCATCCAAAGTGTCCGTCACCACCCTCGACTGTCGGCCCTCGAAGTCGTGCAACGTGACCCGACCATCTACTGCAGCGGTGAGCACCTTATCATTGTCATATGGCCAAAACTTCAACGCATTGATGATTCCTCCAGGCCCAATCTTTGTAAAATAAAAGTATTACTTAAATCAgatataaaaattcttttcttaAAACAGGTAAAAtctatgttttatttgattattatctTTTAGGAAATTGACTTTTGTGTTGAATTcagtgtatgaaagtatatatgaaaattccttagacaatttgtctacagaaaattgaaatcccatggccaaagtcatttttccatataCCCATTTTGTAAACGTGTTGTTGAAAGTAGCATATATAACGGTGTCACGTAAACACTTGCATTATCCAGTTCATATTCACTCAAATGTTTGAAGCAAATAGCATGCTGTTCTTGGCAAAAACACCTCGattgtaagctctgatttcatatgatcatttgtcagaaaatattggaatgttgtttacatgaattgtaatgtatgtcaggacttTTCATAGCCAAACGGCCAACActtagaaattttacatagaccgaccaggttttctatagcctcgaTCTATCGGACCACACTGTGAATTACTTTATAGATACAAAATTACGTTTCCTAATTACATataaattaatttcatattgcTATGTCAGAATTAGATAATAATCCTAAGTAATCTTTCTATGATGAAGATACTCCTTTCCTCATGTATGCAAATTAAAAGCAATGAAGGTGAAGCTTGATTATGCCTAGTCGTGGTTGATTAATTTTGTAGCATACCGTATATAATAGAGTTGTAGCAAACAACAATTAGCACCAGATTATGGCTCAATGTTGGTTGACACAATTTTGAAAGTACGTATTTAAATTTTATCAGCACAAGACTTTAGTTCCACCAATACAGGGCTCAAATCGGATATTTTTAACAGTTGACCAATTTGACTACCAAGGCATACAATCTAAGCGCCAATTGGAAAAGTAAGTCGCCCGGCTAAGTTGtcttacattaaaacaaaaaatcttatAATTCTTTAGTTCATGCAGTGTAACATCTCTCTGTAAACTTTTCAATTGTGAATGTCATTTTAGAATTGACtgcaacctttgaaagattaaccaaattGCGAATTTACACCattttttagtggccatgcaggcgCCTAATAGGTCAACTGGTCgcaaatggtgaatttaaggtgCCATGATCACCACTAACATAggcgccactttgagccctgcaatatcaataaaacatgaatataacaattaatttttaCCCCTTGAATGAATTTCTCATTGTTAAATTGTTGCGTGTCCCACAACATAATGTCTCCTCCCTTCGATCCTATGGCTACCACATGTGGTTTGGTAGGGTGCCACTCCATGGCCGTAACACGTCGGTCAAACGGGCTGGCAGTCCGACAGAGCT harbors:
- the LOC117319578 gene encoding DNA damage-binding protein 2-like, with product MASKRRLRSQKERVVDGNENIADLQSETYAKRLSKRMKKSQTSTNLDQRKNVLQEATSDPDQTENTLSNSNKKNSSIDCEKSRLFEKGNDILFDFKPRRHGLKLCTVFTPMVYRSKNIVHCLQQYTWGTRCTQTLTQSLTSPVVSQISDMQLCRTASPFDRRVTAMEWHPTKPHVVAIGSKGGDIMLWDTQQFNNEKFIQGIGPGGIINALKFWPYDNDKVLTAAVDGRVTLHDFEGRQSRVVTDTLDAHSYWYCSVDVHKDRKLVVAGDNIGNVQMLSDEGKKVFEFRLHKNKVTDIELSPREEWLLCTSSTDQTVMFWDIRMMANRKSVLNLLKHDRPVNSAHFSRTDGCRLLTTDQQNQVRVYQAPDWRLERTILHPHRFFRHLTPIKATWHPLQDLAVVGRYPDPNFPGYHSGELRTIDVVDANTGNTVCSLHDPSAPGIVSVNKFSNDGNLLVSGMGVNILLWMKKEEVAKTQEGLVTSLKGLGHQGSNSTRSNSSRQPRNKSDEKKMKKLQGSKTETKNMKLKLKSKNDKL